A genomic stretch from Theobroma cacao cultivar B97-61/B2 chromosome 4, Criollo_cocoa_genome_V2, whole genome shotgun sequence includes:
- the LOC18600894 gene encoding pectate lyase, whose amino-acid sequence MAMSTFLIFLIFFISLLVPNLVSSSAVQDPELVVDEVHKSINASRRNLAYLSCGSGNPIDDCWRCDPSWESNRQRLADCAIGFGKNAMGGKNGRIYVVTDAGDDDAVNPRPGTLRHAVIQDEPLWIIFKTDMVITLKEELVMNSFKTIDGRGASVHISGGPCLTIHYVSNIIIHGINIHDCTPGGSTIIRDSPQHAGHWTPSDGDGVSIFASKNIWVDHCSLSNCHDGLIDVIHGSTAVTISNNYMTHHDKVMLLGHSDSYTQDKDMQVTVAFNHFGEGLVQRMPRCRHGYFHVVNNDYTHWEMYAIGGSADPTINSQGNRFLAPDDGSKKEVTKHEDAPESEWRSWNWRSEGDLMLNGAFFRQSGAGASSTYARASSLSARPSSLVGAMTVTAGALNCRRGSRC is encoded by the exons ATGGCAATGTCAACATTTTTgatctttctcattttcttcatcTCTCTCCTGGTTCCTAATCTTGTTTCTTCCTCAGCTGTTCAAGACCCTGAATTGGTTGTAGATGAAGTTCACAA GAGTATCAATGCTTCGAGGAGGAACTTGGCTTACTTGTCCTGTGGAAGTGGGAACCCCATTGATGACTGCTGGAGGTGTGACCCCAGTTGGGAGAGTAACCGTCAAAGGTTAGCTGATTGTGCCATTGGGTTCGGGAAGAATGCCATGGGAGGCAAAAATGGTCGAATCTATGTTGTTACAGATGCTGGTGACGACGACGCTGTGAATCCTAGGCCAGGCACTCTGAGGCATGCTGTGATCCAAGACGAGCCATTGTGGATCATTTTCAAGACAGACATGGTGATCACGTTGAAGGAAGAGCTAGTCATGAACTCTTTCAAGACCATTGATGGTAGGGGTGCAAGCGTTCATATTTCGGGAGGACCATGCCTCACCATCCACTATGTGTCAAACATCATCATCCATGGTATCAACATACATGACTGCACGCCAGGTGGTAGTACCATTATAAGAGACTCTCCTCAACATGCCGGGCATTGGACTCCATCGGACGGTGATGGCGTGTCCATCTTTGCGAGCAAGAACATCTGGGTTGACCACTGTTCACTGTCTAATTGTCATGATGGACTCATCGATGTCATCCATGGATCCACCGCCGTGACTATCTCCAACAACTACATGACCCATCATGACAAAGTCATGCTCCTGGGCCACAGCGATTCCTATACGCAAGACAAGGACATGCAAGTCACCGTTGCCTTTAACCATTTTGGAGAAGGGCTAGTGCAACGAATGCCAAG ATGTAGACATGGATATTTCCATGTGGTGAACAATGATTACACACACTGGGAAATGTATGCCATTGGTGGTAGTGCTGACCCTACTATCAACAGCCAAGGGAATAGATTTCTTGCACCTGATGATGGATCTAAGAAGGAG GTGACCAAGCATGAGGATGCACCAGAGAGTGAATGGAGAAGCTGGAACTGGAGGTCAGAAGGGGACTTGATGTTGAATGGAGCCTTCTTCAGGCAATCAGGTGCTGGTGCATCTTCAACCTATGCCAGGGCTTCTAGTCTGAGTGCCAGACCATCTTCTCTCGTGGGTGCAATGACTGTGACTGCTGGTGCACTTAACTGTAGGAGGGGCTCCCGCTGCTAG